The following proteins are encoded in a genomic region of Dokdonia donghaensis DSW-1:
- the ykgO gene encoding type B 50S ribosomal protein L36, translating into MKVRASIKKRSADCKIVRRKGRLYVINKKNPRFKQRQG; encoded by the coding sequence ATGAAAGTAAGAGCATCCATTAAGAAAAGAAGTGCCGATTGCAAGATCGTTCGTCGCAAAGGCAGATTATACGTAATAAACAAAAAGAACCCTAGGTTTAAACAAAGACAAGGTTAA
- the rpsM gene encoding 30S ribosomal protein S13, which yields MARIAGIDIPKQKRGVIALTYIFGIGKSRAQEILATANVSEDKKVSDWDDDEIGRIRDAVGAFTIEGELRSEVSLNIKRLMDIGCYRGIRHRVGLPLRGQRTKNNSRTRKGKRKTVANKKKATK from the coding sequence ATGGCTAGAATTGCAGGGATAGATATCCCAAAACAAAAGAGAGGTGTAATTGCATTAACGTACATCTTTGGAATAGGAAAAAGTAGAGCGCAAGAAATACTTGCAACTGCAAATGTATCAGAAGACAAGAAAGTGTCTGATTGGGATGATGACGAGATAGGTCGTATTCGTGATGCTGTTGGCGCATTTACTATCGAAGGGGAACTTCGTTCTGAAGTATCTTTGAACATTAAGCGTTTGATGGACATCGGGTGTTACCGTGGTATCCGTCACCGTGTAGGTCTTCCATTAAGAGGACAGCGTACAAAGAATAACTCACGTACGAGAAAAGGAAAGCGTAAAACAGTTGCAAACAAGAAGAAAGCAACTAAATAA
- the rpsK gene encoding 30S ribosomal protein S11, with protein sequence MAKQTAKKRKVVVESVGEAHVTASFNNIIISLTNKKGDVISWSSAGKMGFRGSKKNTPYAAQTAAEDCAKVAHEAGLRKVKVYVKGPGNGRESAIRAVHNSGIEVTEIIDITPMPHNGCRPPKRRRV encoded by the coding sequence ATGGCAAAGCAAACTGCAAAAAAACGTAAAGTTGTTGTAGAATCAGTAGGAGAAGCGCACGTAACAGCTTCTTTTAACAACATCATCATATCGTTAACAAACAAAAAAGGAGATGTAATCTCTTGGTCATCTGCTGGTAAAATGGGCTTCAGAGGTTCTAAAAAGAACACTCCTTATGCTGCTCAAACTGCTGCAGAAGATTGTGCAAAGGTTGCTCACGAGGCAGGCCTTCGTAAAGTAAAAGTTTATGTAAAAGGACCGGGTAACGGACGTGAGTCTGCGATACGTGCTGTACATAATAGTGGAATTGAAGTAACAGAAATCATTGATATCACTCCAATGCCACATAACGGGTGTCGTCCTCCAAAAAGACGTCGCGTTTAA
- the rpsD gene encoding 30S ribosomal protein S4, whose translation MARYTGPKTKIARKFSEAIFGEDKSFEKRNYPPGQHGNNRRRGKKSEYAVQLAEKQKAKYTYGILERQFRNMYDRANRAPGITGEVLLQLCECRLDNVVYRMGMSPSRSGARQLVGHRHITVNGNIVNIPSYQVKAGDVIAVREKSKSLEVISNSLSNASHVYEWITWNNDKKEGTFVAVPQRLQIPENINTQFIVELYSK comes from the coding sequence ATGGCAAGATATACTGGTCCCAAAACAAAGATCGCACGTAAATTTAGCGAAGCAATCTTCGGAGAAGACAAATCTTTTGAAAAAAGAAATTACCCTCCAGGGCAACACGGAAACAACAGACGTAGAGGAAAAAAATCTGAATACGCTGTACAACTAGCTGAGAAGCAAAAAGCAAAGTATACTTACGGTATACTAGAGCGTCAGTTCAGAAATATGTATGACAGAGCAAACCGTGCTCCTGGAATTACAGGTGAAGTTCTTTTACAATTATGTGAGTGTCGTCTAGACAACGTAGTTTATAGAATGGGAATGTCTCCTTCTAGAAGTGGCGCACGTCAGTTAGTAGGACACCGTCATATTACTGTAAATGGTAATATTGTTAACATCCCTTCTTACCAAGTAAAAGCTGGTGATGTTATCGCTGTACGCGAAAAGTCTAAATCTTTAGAAGTAATTTCTAACTCTCTATCTAATGCAAGTCACGTTTATGAGTGGATCACTTGGAACAACGATAAGAAAGAGGGAACATTTGTGGCAGTACCACAACGTCTTCAGATACCTGAAAACATCAACACACAGTTCATCGTCGAGCTGTACTCTAAGTAA
- a CDS encoding DNA-directed RNA polymerase subunit alpha, translating to MAILNFQKPDKVIMIDSTDFEGKFEFRPLEPGYGLTVGNALRRVLLSSLEGFAITSVRIEGVDHEFSTLAGVVEDVTEIILNLKQVRFKRQIEEIDNETVTISLSGVDQLTAGDFQKFISGFQVLNPDMVIANMDKKVNLNMEITIEKGRGYVPAEENKKSNAPLGTIFTDSIYTPIRNVKYSIENYRVEQKTDYEKLVFEIITDGSIHPKEALTEAAKTLIHHFMLFSDERITLEADEIAQTETYDEESLHMRQLLKTKLIDMDLSVRALNCLKAAEVETLGDLVSYNKNDLMKFRNFGKKSLTELEELVNVKGLSFGMDLAKYKLDKD from the coding sequence ATGGCAATATTAAATTTCCAGAAGCCCGATAAAGTCATTATGATTGACTCTACTGATTTTGAAGGTAAATTTGAGTTTAGACCTTTAGAACCAGGTTATGGTTTAACAGTAGGAAACGCTTTACGTCGTGTATTACTATCTTCATTAGAAGGTTTTGCAATTACATCTGTACGTATAGAAGGTGTAGACCACGAGTTTTCAACATTGGCTGGAGTAGTAGAAGATGTTACAGAAATAATTCTTAACCTCAAACAAGTACGTTTCAAACGTCAAATAGAGGAGATAGATAATGAGACTGTAACTATATCTTTATCAGGTGTTGATCAATTAACAGCTGGAGATTTCCAAAAGTTTATTTCAGGATTCCAAGTGCTTAACCCAGATATGGTTATAGCAAATATGGATAAGAAAGTGAATCTTAATATGGAAATCACTATAGAGAAAGGACGTGGGTACGTTCCTGCAGAGGAAAATAAGAAATCTAATGCTCCATTAGGAACAATATTTACAGATTCTATTTATACACCTATCCGTAATGTAAAATACAGTATAGAAAATTACCGTGTTGAGCAAAAGACTGATTATGAAAAATTAGTCTTCGAAATAATTACAGATGGTTCAATCCACCCTAAAGAAGCACTTACTGAAGCAGCAAAAACACTTATCCACCACTTTATGTTATTCTCAGATGAGCGTATCACTTTAGAGGCAGATGAGATTGCACAAACTGAAACATATGATGAGGAGTCTCTTCATATGCGTCAGTTACTTAAAACTAAGCTTATCGATATGGATCTTTCTGTACGTGCGCTTAACTGTTTAAAGGCTGCAGAGGTAGAAACCTTAGGAGATCTTGTTTCTTATAACAAGAATGATTTGATGAAGTTTAGAAACTTTGGTAAAAAATCACTTACTGAGCTTGAAGAGTTAGTAAATGTAAAAGGTCTAAGTTTCGGAATGGATCTAGCCAAATATAAATTAGATAAAGACTAG
- the rplQ gene encoding 50S ribosomal protein L17, whose amino-acid sequence MRHGKKFNHLGRKTAHRKSMLANMACSLIEHKRINTTVAKAKALKQFVEPMITKSKSDTTHNRRIVFAKLRQKDAVTELFRDVAAKVGDRPGGYTRIIKLGNRLGDNADMAMIELVDYNEIYNAGKPAKKKSTRRGGKKAEAAPAVRETASNEEE is encoded by the coding sequence ATGAGACACGGAAAGAAATTTAATCACTTAGGGAGAAAGACTGCACATAGAAAATCTATGCTTGCAAATATGGCTTGCTCTTTAATTGAACATAAAAGAATAAATACTACAGTTGCAAAGGCAAAAGCACTTAAGCAATTTGTAGAGCCTATGATTACTAAATCAAAATCTGATACGACTCACAACCGTCGTATTGTATTTGCAAAACTTCGTCAGAAGGATGCAGTTACAGAATTATTTAGAGATGTTGCGGCAAAGGTAGGTGATCGTCCAGGAGGTTATACTCGCATCATCAAGTTGGGTAACCGTCTTGGAGATAATGCAGATATGGCAATGATCGAACTTGTAGATTACAATGAGATTTATAACGCTGGTAAACCTGCCAAAAAGAAATCTACTCGTCGTGGAGGTAAGAAAGCTGAAGCTGCTCCTGCAGTTAGAGAAACTGCTTCAAACGAGGAAGAATAG
- the carA gene encoding glutamine-hydrolyzing carbamoyl-phosphate synthase small subunit → MKYQSRRPALLLLSDGTIFHGKAVGDKEATSYGEVCFNTGMTGYQEIFTDPSYFGQLMVTANAHIGNYGATDVETESDKVKISGLICRNFSYNFSRKDAQESLEQFLDKSDLFAISDVDTRALVAHIRDNGAMNALITTDVENIEALKAKLAEVPDMNGLELASKVSTKEPYYFGEEDAEVKIAALDIGIKRNILRNLAKRGAYVKVFPYDTTYQEMKSWNPDGYFLSNGPGDPEPLVNAIQVAKDIIADDEPLFGICLGHQVIALANGISTYKMHNGHRGINHPIKNLITGKGEITSQNHGFSINKEETEAHPDVEITHVHLNDHSVAGIKMKNKNCFSVQYHPEASPGPNDATYLFDQFIENIKSVTA, encoded by the coding sequence ATGAAATATCAATCTAGAAGACCTGCCTTACTTTTATTATCAGATGGGACTATATTTCACGGTAAAGCCGTTGGAGATAAAGAAGCAACTTCATATGGAGAAGTTTGTTTTAATACCGGTATGACGGGATATCAAGAGATCTTTACAGATCCTTCATATTTTGGGCAATTAATGGTAACTGCAAATGCTCACATAGGTAACTACGGAGCTACAGATGTTGAGACAGAGTCTGATAAAGTAAAAATATCAGGTCTTATATGTAGAAACTTTAGTTATAATTTTTCTCGCAAAGATGCTCAGGAGTCTCTAGAGCAGTTTTTAGACAAGAGTGATTTATTTGCTATTTCTGATGTTGATACTAGGGCACTAGTAGCACACATACGTGATAATGGAGCTATGAATGCTTTAATTACTACAGATGTAGAAAATATAGAAGCACTTAAGGCAAAGCTAGCCGAAGTTCCCGATATGAATGGTCTTGAACTAGCATCAAAAGTTTCTACAAAGGAGCCATACTACTTTGGAGAAGAGGATGCCGAGGTTAAAATTGCAGCCCTTGATATTGGAATTAAGCGCAACATCTTACGTAACCTTGCAAAGCGTGGAGCTTATGTAAAGGTTTTTCCTTATGATACAACATACCAAGAAATGAAATCTTGGAATCCAGATGGATATTTTCTATCAAATGGTCCTGGTGATCCAGAACCGCTAGTAAATGCCATTCAGGTCGCAAAGGATATCATTGCAGATGATGAGCCTCTTTTCGGGATATGTCTCGGTCATCAAGTAATTGCCCTTGCAAATGGAATTTCAACATATAAGATGCATAATGGGCATCGCGGTATTAACCACCCTATTAAGAACCTAATTACAGGTAAAGGTGAGATAACTTCTCAAAATCACGGTTTCTCTATTAATAAAGAAGAGACAGAAGCACATCCAGATGTTGAGATAACACACGTTCATCTCAACGATCATAGCGTAGCGGGTATTAAAATGAAAAATAAAAATTGTTTCTCAGTACAATATCACCCAGAAGCAAGCCCAGGACCTAATGATGCTACCTATCTATTTGATCAGTTTATAGAAAATATAAAAAGCGTAACAGCATAA
- the eno gene encoding phosphopyruvate hydratase produces the protein MSIIIEIHARQIFDSRGNPTVEVDVFTELGAMGRAAVPSGASTGEHEAVELRDGGTDFMGKGVKKAVENVNTLIAPELLGVSVFEQNAIDELMIELDGTPNKSKLGANAILGVSLACAKAAAAELNMPLYRYIGGVSANTLPVPMMNIINGGSHSDAPIAFQEFMVMPVKAESFSHALQMGTEIFHNLKKVLHDRNLSTAVGDEGGFAPALDGTEDALDSVKLAVEKAGYSWGDEIMIALDCAAAEFYVDGKYNYAKFEGEGGKIRTSEEQADYLAELADKYPIISIEDGMDENDWEGWKYLTDKVGDKVQLVGDDLFVTNVERLSRGINEGIANSILIKVNQIGTLTETIAAVNMAHNAGYTSVMSHRSGETEDNTIADLAVALNTGQIKTGSASRSDRMAKYNQLIRIEEMLADTAYFPAMNAFKIK, from the coding sequence ATGAGCATTATCATAGAAATTCACGCAAGACAAATATTTGATTCAAGAGGTAACCCTACAGTAGAGGTAGATGTATTTACAGAACTGGGCGCTATGGGTAGAGCAGCAGTACCTTCTGGAGCATCTACAGGTGAGCACGAAGCTGTTGAGTTGCGTGATGGTGGTACAGATTTTATGGGTAAAGGTGTTAAGAAAGCGGTAGAAAATGTAAACACCCTTATCGCTCCAGAACTCTTAGGTGTTTCAGTTTTTGAACAAAATGCCATAGATGAGTTAATGATTGAGCTAGATGGCACTCCTAACAAGTCGAAATTAGGAGCAAACGCTATATTAGGAGTTTCATTAGCCTGCGCAAAAGCTGCAGCAGCCGAGCTTAATATGCCGTTATATAGATATATAGGTGGAGTTAGTGCAAACACACTTCCAGTACCTATGATGAATATTATAAATGGAGGTTCTCATAGTGATGCACCTATTGCATTTCAAGAGTTTATGGTAATGCCTGTAAAAGCAGAGAGCTTTAGTCACGCCTTACAGATGGGTACAGAAATATTTCATAATCTTAAAAAAGTATTGCACGACAGAAATTTAAGTACAGCTGTAGGAGATGAGGGAGGATTTGCGCCTGCACTTGACGGTACAGAAGATGCACTTGATAGTGTAAAACTTGCTGTAGAAAAAGCTGGTTATTCTTGGGGTGATGAGATAATGATTGCCTTAGACTGTGCCGCTGCAGAGTTTTATGTAGACGGAAAATATAACTATGCAAAATTTGAAGGAGAAGGAGGTAAAATACGCACTAGTGAGGAGCAAGCAGATTATCTAGCAGAACTAGCAGATAAGTATCCTATTATTTCAATAGAAGATGGTATGGATGAAAATGACTGGGAAGGCTGGAAATATTTAACCGATAAGGTGGGTGATAAAGTGCAGCTTGTAGGAGATGATTTATTTGTTACTAACGTAGAGAGACTCTCTCGAGGTATTAATGAAGGTATTGCAAACTCAATCCTTATTAAGGTAAATCAAATAGGGACTCTTACAGAAACTATTGCAGCCGTAAATATGGCTCACAATGCTGGATATACATCAGTAATGTCACACAGGTCTGGTGAAACCGAAGATAATACTATTGCAGATCTCGCAGTAGCACTTAATACGGGACAGATCAAAACTGGTTCGGCTTCTAGGTCAGACCGTATGGCAAAGTATAATCAACTTATTCGTATAGAAGAAATGCTTGCAGATACTGCTTACTTTCCGGCAATGAATGCTTTTAAAATTAAATAG